From the genome of Brevundimonas sp. NIBR11:
GCGATCTCGGCCCGCAGCTCGGCGACCTCCTCGTCCAGCTTGGCGAAGACCTCGTCGGTCGAGGGCCAGTCGAACCCGACCCGCGCCGCCCGCTTCGTCAGCTTCGCCGCCCGGTGCAGGGCGGGCAGGCCCACCGGCACGTCGTCCAGCACCCCGTGCTGGGCCTTGGACGCCCGCTCCGCCGCCTTGATGTCCTCCCACCGCAGCTTCTGGGCCGGGCCGTCGGGCTGGGCGGCCTCGTCGGCGAAGACGTGAGGGTGACGCCGGACGAGCTTGTCGCACATGGCCTCGGCCACGTCGTCGTAGGCGAACAGCCCCTGTTCCTCGGCCATGCGGGCGTGGAAGACCACCTGGAACAGCAGGTCTCCCAGCTCGGTCTTCAGCTCGCCCATGTCGCCCCGCTCGATGGCGTCGGCGACCTCATAGGCCTCCTCGATCGTATAGGGGGCGATGGTCTGGAAGGTCTGTTCCACGTCCCAAGGGCAGCCCCCTTTCGGGTCGCGCAGCCGGACCATGATCTCTTTCAGCCGCTCGGTGGGGCTCATGCCTCCCGCGCCTCCAGTTGACGCCGGATCTCGTCGTGCCGCGCCGGGGTCAGGGGATAGTTTCTCAGCAGCAAGGCCGCGCTGGCCAGCAACAGGCCGGGAAGGGCGATGAACAGGACCTGGAGAATCAGCAGCGCGCTGTCGGTGTTCCCCCCGGGCGGCGGCACGGCCTGGAAGCCGACCCACTGCAGGATCAGGTAGGGGATCAGGGCCACGACGTGCCCGACCTTGGTTGTCGCCGAAAGGATGGAGAACATCAGCCCCGTCCGATCCACGCCCGTCTCCAGCCGCACCTCGTCCCCCACGTCCGCCATCATGGCCCTGAGCAGGAACAGCCCCGCCGCATAGGGCAGGCCCGCAATGAACATGGCCACGGCCGTTACCGCGAAGTTCCCGCCCGGAACCAGCGTCGCCCCGGTGTAGAAGGCCGCGAACACCAGACTGGCCACGGACAGCGCCCTGTCCTTGCCGATCTTCGTCGCCAGCCAGGCCCAGAACGGCGCCCCGATCAGCCCGGCCACAAAGTAGAGCAGCATGAACAGGCTCGCCTCGGTGTGATCGTACCCCTTGATCTGGCCGAAGAAGAAGAACAGCAGCGATCCCGTAATACCCGGCGCGACGCCCAGAACGACATCGGCCAGCAGCAGCTTCCGGACCGCCTTCCGCTTGAACAGCTCCAGATAGGCGCCGAGGCCGCCGTGGGGCTGGGCGCCCGCATTCACCGGCTCCGGCACCGCCAGGAAGGCCAGACCAATGGTCACCGGCAGGGCGATCAGGATGGCCCAGCCCATGATCCGGACCCCGTCGGCGTAGTCGCCGATCCCTATCTGAATCACCACCGTCGGCAGGATCAGGATCAGGATCACCCCGATGATGTTGAAGACCTGCCACCAGCCATAGACCCGGCTCCGCTGGTCATACTGAGGCGCGAGCACCGCCGCCCAGCCCAGCTGCCCCAGCGTCCCGATCGAGAAGCCGAGATAGAGCACCAGCAGCCAGGCGAACAGATAGACCGGCCCGGCGCCCGGCTGGACCACCACGAACATCATGAAGGCCGCCAACATCAGGATCGGCGTCGACAAGGCCATCCAGGGCCGGTAGCGGCCGAACTTCGTCTTCGTCCGGTCCATGGCCCAGCCGATGAAGGGATCGAAGGTGATGTCGATCAGCCGCACCGCCATGAAGACCGTGGCGACGACGCCCAGCTCCAGCCCCACATGGGTGGCGTAGAACTCTGGCAGGGTGACCGGCAGGGCGACGCCGAACGCGGCCAGCGGCAGGCAGACGGCGGAGAACGCGGCGAGGACCGCGTTGCTGCGGCGTGGCGCTTCGGGTGCGTCGGACATAGCAGGATCCAGCGGCGGCGCCTCGACTCGGCGACGGCGCACCATGCCCGTTTTTGGCGCGTCGGGAGAGGGGCCTTGCTTGCGCCGCCACCGTCAGGCTTCCTCCTCGCATGCGGATGGGGATCCTGGGAACACTGGTTGCGGCGGCTCTGGTCTGGAGCCTGCCTGGCATCGCGGCGGCGCAGGGCCGATGCGAGACCCAACGAGCCATCTGGGCCGATCAGGCGGTGGCCAACGCCATCTCCCTCTATTCGCTGGAATGGACGCCGTTCGGCGCGCCAGAAGTGGGCTGGGGCGCCTATCTGCCCTTGCTGCAGAAGGAGCTCGGGACGGATTGCGAGCCGGGGACGTCGGACTTCGCTGCGGCGCTGGCGGGCTTTCAGGCGCGGTTTGGGCTGCCGGAGACGGGGGCGTTCGATCAGGCGACCTTCGAGGTGCTGAAGGGCGTGCTGCAGGAACGGAGACCGTTCGTGATGGCTCGGGTCCGAGATGAATGCCCCGATCCGCCGCCGCTTAGGGAGCTCGGCTATCTGGAGGCGCCTGAGGAGCATGCGGACCGGCTGACGCGGCTGCTGCGCCGTGACGTGCTTGAGGCCTATCGCCGGATGGTGGCCGCCGCCCGCTACGAGGTTCCAGAGGTGCGGAACGATCCGGAGTTGCTGCAGATCTTCTCGGGCTTCCGAGACCCGGAGGCGGATGCGGCCCGGTGTGCGGCGGAGCGGAACTGCGACGGGCTCAGGCGGGCGGTGTGTTCGCCTCACCGAACGGGTACGGCGGTGGATCTGTATGTGGGGCAGCTGCTGGGGATGGGGGTCGACAGCACCAATCCGGCCAGCCGCCAGCATATGAGCCAAGGGGCGACCTATCGCTGGCTTGTCAGGAACGCCGGGCGGTTCGGGTTCGTGCCCTATATCTACGAGCCCTGGCATTGGGAGTGGGTCGGGCCGTGAGGGCTTTGACCGAGGGCGAGCGGCGGCTGGCTAGGAGCGAGTTCGGCGAGGCGCTGGACCTCGATAGGATCCGCCTGGCCCGTACGCCTTGGCCGTTCGATCGGGCGTTCGTGCCCGGGCGCTGGTTCCGGTTGGACTGGATCCTGTGGCCGGGGAGGGGGCTTCCGGCCGACTTCGCTGTGGCTCCGGTGAGGCTGCAGTCGGTCTTCATCCATGAGCTGGTTCATGTCTGGCAGGCGCAACAGGGGGTGAATCTGCTGGCGGGGAAGCTCCGGGCGGGGGACGGGCCCTCGGCCTATGGGTATCCGAAGGCGCCGTGCGGGTGGGATCAGCTGAATATCGAACAGCAGGCGATGGCGGTGGAGCATCGGTTCAAGGCCGGGCGGGGGCTGAGGGTCCCGGAGGAGGCGGCCCTGTACGGCGGCCTTTGCCCAATCGGATCGAAATCCGTCTAGGGGACTTGAACCGGGCGAGGGGATCGCTAAATCTGTCACTGCAATAGTTGCAGAAAGAATAGGAACGACCGATGACCAAGGTGCTGGTTCTCTATCATTCGACCTATGGCCACATCGAGCAGATGGCGGAAGCCGTCGCTGAAGGGGCTGCGTCCGTCGACGGCGTGTCGGTCGACATCCGCCGCGTGCAGGAGACGGTGCCGGAAGAACTGGCGATCCAGTCCCACTACAAGCTGGACCAGAAGGCGCCCATCGCCGACGTCAACGAACTGGAAAACTACGACGCCATCATCGTCGGGGCCGGGACCCGGTTCGGCACGGCGGCGGGCCAGATGCGGAACTTCTGGGACCAGACCGGCGGCGTGTGGTTCCAGGGCAAGCTGGTCGGTAAGGTAGGCGGGGCCTTCACCTCGTCGGCGACCCAGCACGGCGGCAATGAGACGACCCTGATCGGGCTGATTCAGACCCTGCTGCACCACGGGATGGTGGTCGCCGGCCTGCCCTATGCCTTCCAGGGCCAGATGACGCTCGAGGAGATCTCGGGCGGCTCGCCCTATGGCGCGACGACCATCACGGGCGGCGACGGCTCGCGTCAGCCGAGCGCCAACGAACTGGCCGGCGCCCGTCACCAGGGCGAATACATCGCCGGACTGGCCAAGAAGCTGAAGGCCTGATCGTCATGCGTCAGCCCGCCGTCTTCTTCGGCCACGGATCGCCGATGAACGCTCTGGGCGGTCCCTATGCGGAGGGCTGGCGCGCGGTCGGCGAGGCCATCGGCAAACCGAAAGGCGTCGTGATGGTCTCGGCCCATTGGGAGACGCGCGGGCTGGGCGTGACGGCGCAGCCGCACCCCGAGACCATCCACGACTTCGGAAACTTCGGCCCGGAGCTGCATGCGATGCAGTATCCGGCGCCAGGGTCGCCCGAGCTGGCGCGGCGCGTGGCCAAGCTGGTCGCGGCCCAGCCGGTCGAGATGTGGGGACTGGATCACGGGACCTGGTCGGTGCTGGTTCATGTCTGGCCCGACGCCGATGTGCCGGTCGTGCAGCTGTCGCTTAATCGCGAGCTGACGGCACGTCAGCACTATGAGCTGGCGAAGCGGCTGAGGCCCCTGCGCGACGAAAGCTATGTCATCGCTGGCAGCGGCGACTTCGTCCACAACCTGCGGACCTGGAAGCGGGACGGCGGCGACGCCTATCCGTGGGCGACCAGTTTCAACGAGGCGGTGAAGTCGGCGTTCGAGCGCGGCGATCACGACGCCCTGATCGACTGGGTCGATCTGGCCGAGGACGCCCAACTGAGCGTGCCGACGGACGAGCACTATCTGCCGCTGCTCTATGTGGCGGCGCAGGCGGAAGAAGGCGAGCCGGTCGCCTTCTTCAACGACGTGATCGAGGGTGGTTCGATCTCGATGACGGGCGTGCGGATCGGCTGATCCATTATCCGTGCATTCCAGCGAAGGCTGGGATCCCGATCACGAATTCAGGCGGCCGGGATAGCACGCCGGTCTCTTGGCCCTGACGACGGAGTCTTCCATCTGGACCCCAGCATTGGCTGCTCCGCGCCGCCCTTCGGGTCGCTGGGGTGCACGGAGAGGAGGAGAGGAGATGCCGGCGTTTGGTCCGTTTCGTCATGACGAAATTCAGGGTGACGAAACGTGACGAAACGGACGAACCGTTTCCTCAGAACGCGATAAATCAAAGACTTATCAGACAATCCTGAAAACAGCGTTCAGGCCGATTGGACGAAACAATCCCTTGCGGATGCGGTTTTCAAAGACCCAGCTTGGCAGATGGTCGCCACCCTTCTGTTTCGCAAGAGCCAGGCAGGAAAATAATCTCACGATCCGTCGCGAGCATGCGGTCCAGCCGCTATTGTCCGCTGACGTCCTTGCCGCAGTTGCTGCAGGTCTTGCCGGGGAAGGACGTGTAGCCGGTCATTTCCCGCGTCCCGATGGTCATCTTCTGACGTACGATCTGGTGCCCACAGTGGACACAACGAAACCAGAATCCGCCCGCCCCGACGGCGATGATGCTGACGAGCATGAGCGGATACCAAAACCCGCCCAACACGAATGGGCCGATCAGGCCCATGGCTACAAGCCAGATGCACCCGAGCGCCAGAAAGACGTAGTAGTTTTCCCGCACAGATCAGGCCGCCTCGGCCATCTCCACCAGTTGCTGGATCGCGACATAGTCGGTCTTGCCGGTGCCCAGGACAGGCAGCATGGGCACCTTCACGATCTTCTTCGGGACCGCCAGTTCGGGGGCGCCGTGTTCGCGCGCCCATTCGGCGATGCGGGCGACGTCGGCGTCCTTGCGCTCGGTGACCAGAACCAGCTTCTCGCCCTTCCGGCTATCGGCGATGGAGATGACCGCGTGGCGGTTGTCGGGCCAGACGGCCTGGACCAGGCCCTCGACGGCGCTGAGGGACACCATCTCGCCGCCGATCTTGGCGAACCGCTTCACCCGGCCGAGGATGGCGATGTAACCCTCCGGGTCGATGTCGACGATGTCGCCGGTGTCGTGCCAGCCGCCGTCCAGCGGATCGATCTTGGTCGGGTCTTCCGGCGACATATAGCCGGCCATGACGTTGGGGCCGCGCAGGAACAGGCGTTTGCCCTCGGTGATGCCCT
Proteins encoded in this window:
- a CDS encoding M15 family metallopeptidase, coding for MRMGILGTLVAAALVWSLPGIAAAQGRCETQRAIWADQAVANAISLYSLEWTPFGAPEVGWGAYLPLLQKELGTDCEPGTSDFAAALAGFQARFGLPETGAFDQATFEVLKGVLQERRPFVMARVRDECPDPPPLRELGYLEAPEEHADRLTRLLRRDVLEAYRRMVAAARYEVPEVRNDPELLQIFSGFRDPEADAARCAAERNCDGLRRAVCSPHRTGTAVDLYVGQLLGMGVDSTNPASRQHMSQGATYRWLVRNAGRFGFVPYIYEPWHWEWVGP
- the mazG gene encoding nucleoside triphosphate pyrophosphohydrolase — translated: MSPTERLKEIMVRLRDPKGGCPWDVEQTFQTIAPYTIEEAYEVADAIERGDMGELKTELGDLLFQVVFHARMAEEQGLFAYDDVAEAMCDKLVRRHPHVFADEAAQPDGPAQKLRWEDIKAAERASKAQHGVLDDVPVGLPALHRAAKLTKRAARVGFDWPSTDEVFAKLDEEVAELRAEIAAGDLDKAREEMGDLLFVVANLARKLGVEPEDALRGANAKFVRRFGFIEAELAKDGRTPDQSDLAEMDGLWDAAKASERA
- the ygiD gene encoding 4,5-DOPA dioxygenase extradiol — its product is MRQPAVFFGHGSPMNALGGPYAEGWRAVGEAIGKPKGVVMVSAHWETRGLGVTAQPHPETIHDFGNFGPELHAMQYPAPGSPELARRVAKLVAAQPVEMWGLDHGTWSVLVHVWPDADVPVVQLSLNRELTARQHYELAKRLRPLRDESYVIAGSGDFVHNLRTWKRDGGDAYPWATSFNEAVKSAFERGDHDALIDWVDLAEDAQLSVPTDEHYLPLLYVAAQAEEGEPVAFFNDVIEGGSISMTGVRIG
- the wrbA gene encoding NAD(P)H:quinone oxidoreductase, whose amino-acid sequence is MTKVLVLYHSTYGHIEQMAEAVAEGAASVDGVSVDIRRVQETVPEELAIQSHYKLDQKAPIADVNELENYDAIIVGAGTRFGTAAGQMRNFWDQTGGVWFQGKLVGKVGGAFTSSATQHGGNETTLIGLIQTLLHHGMVVAGLPYAFQGQMTLEEISGGSPYGATTITGGDGSRQPSANELAGARHQGEYIAGLAKKLKA
- a CDS encoding MFS transporter, which gives rise to MSDAPEAPRRSNAVLAAFSAVCLPLAAFGVALPVTLPEFYATHVGLELGVVATVFMAVRLIDITFDPFIGWAMDRTKTKFGRYRPWMALSTPILMLAAFMMFVVVQPGAGPVYLFAWLLVLYLGFSIGTLGQLGWAAVLAPQYDQRSRVYGWWQVFNIIGVILILILPTVVIQIGIGDYADGVRIMGWAILIALPVTIGLAFLAVPEPVNAGAQPHGGLGAYLELFKRKAVRKLLLADVVLGVAPGITGSLLFFFFGQIKGYDHTEASLFMLLYFVAGLIGAPFWAWLATKIGKDRALSVASLVFAAFYTGATLVPGGNFAVTAVAMFIAGLPYAAGLFLLRAMMADVGDEVRLETGVDRTGLMFSILSATTKVGHVVALIPYLILQWVGFQAVPPPGGNTDSALLILQVLFIALPGLLLASAALLLRNYPLTPARHDEIRRQLEAREA